A window of Pirellula sp. SH-Sr6A contains these coding sequences:
- the glmM gene encoding phosphoglucosamine mutase, producing MAEPIISISGLRGIIGSELTPAVASRFAAAMCVSAGPGPIVLARDGRVSGPMLVDAIAATIVAHGRECIDVGIASTPTAGRNVRFFQAAGGIQVSASHNPPPYNGMKLFGKDGRVLSSGPGKRVLEAYQEMRSGWVGVESLGKRICVPDPHQDHLDAVLATVDVDAIRKRSFRVLLDANHGCGSILGERLLEALGCRAIILGAPANGHFAHPPEPLAENLGEIAEKVRESGCEVGFCQDPDADRLALIDEQGRYIGEEFTAVLCAYRRLMKSPGPIVTNCASSGMTKWLARRFDVASFQSAVGEANVADCMIEQGAVYGGEGSGGPIDPQVGYIRDSFVGMAQVLDLMAATGKSISEIAGEFPPSVMIKDKMSLSKERLLESLKRLVEGLECECVSQLDGVRLDWEDRWLLLRASNTEPIVRLIAEAPTRRDAESLITRAQSLIDA from the coding sequence ATGGCAGAACCCATAATCAGTATCAGCGGACTTCGAGGGATAATAGGCTCGGAATTGACTCCCGCCGTCGCCTCCCGTTTTGCAGCCGCCATGTGCGTCTCGGCCGGCCCGGGGCCGATCGTTCTCGCACGCGATGGTCGAGTAAGTGGACCGATGCTGGTCGATGCGATCGCGGCGACAATTGTTGCGCATGGCCGCGAGTGTATCGACGTAGGGATCGCAAGCACGCCCACTGCGGGTAGGAACGTGAGATTCTTCCAAGCCGCCGGAGGGATACAGGTCTCGGCGAGCCACAACCCACCCCCTTACAACGGAATGAAACTTTTTGGGAAAGACGGCCGTGTATTGAGCTCTGGCCCCGGAAAACGAGTCTTGGAGGCTTACCAAGAAATGCGGTCTGGCTGGGTCGGTGTTGAGTCGCTGGGAAAACGAATCTGCGTACCAGACCCGCATCAGGATCATCTCGATGCGGTTTTGGCAACCGTGGACGTCGATGCAATTCGCAAGCGATCGTTTCGGGTCTTGCTCGATGCCAACCATGGTTGCGGATCGATCCTTGGCGAACGCCTGCTCGAGGCTCTCGGGTGTCGTGCAATCATTCTAGGGGCCCCTGCAAATGGTCACTTCGCTCATCCCCCGGAGCCCCTCGCAGAAAACTTGGGAGAGATAGCGGAGAAGGTTCGGGAGAGTGGCTGCGAAGTCGGCTTCTGTCAGGATCCCGATGCGGACCGCCTAGCGTTGATCGATGAACAGGGGCGATACATCGGCGAGGAGTTCACGGCCGTTTTGTGCGCGTATCGCCGATTGATGAAATCCCCCGGCCCTATCGTGACCAATTGCGCCTCGAGCGGCATGACCAAGTGGCTTGCCCGTCGATTCGATGTCGCTTCGTTTCAAAGCGCCGTCGGAGAAGCGAACGTGGCCGATTGTATGATCGAGCAGGGAGCGGTGTATGGAGGGGAAGGAAGTGGCGGCCCTATCGATCCCCAAGTGGGGTACATTCGCGATAGTTTTGTCGGCATGGCCCAAGTCCTCGACTTGATGGCGGCAACTGGGAAATCGATCTCCGAAATCGCGGGGGAATTCCCTCCCTCGGTCATGATCAAAGACAAGATGAGCCTTTCCAAGGAGCGGTTGCTCGAGTCGCTTAAACGGCTGGTTGAGGGGTTGGAGTGCGAGTGCGTCAGTCAGCTCGACGGGGTACGACTCGATTGGGAGGATCGCTGGTTATTGCTTCGAGCCAGCAATACCGAACCCATCGTCCGCTTGATCGCAGAAGCTCCCACGCGCCGGGACGCGGAATCTCTTATCACCCGCGCCCAAAGCTTGATCGACGCATAA
- a CDS encoding helix-turn-helix domain-containing protein, producing the protein MANYVSLEQAAKILGISTEELVEMRSRGEIFGYRDGTSWKFKQEEIERVQAELQGDALDEDAGGSSILVSERQANPSGNLSGSNIAKDPSISEIGLGSDLKLIDEDSRSDSRAGSDVKLVADPNSGSGVRLVNRAAEESGIHVAGESRADSDVDLGSELKLAGDASGFDLSGKGSGAIELGSGSGGSGTSEGIGSELELATDDEDDLVLGSDSGVGLASESGINLMSPSDSGLSLEDEPLDLAGTGISGLDLGAEVNSGSGAGSGSAVSGISGLGSGALVDFQQGEEFQLTPSGGLEADDDSGSQVIELEDSTEFGAPGAGGFGDDGLDPIQEADGGFGGMGGEEELAAGAAAGTVYRGVPETPYTTIDVMLLLTILILLSLCGVLVSDLARNMWAWDGTNDLSTGLTSTLVGVLPK; encoded by the coding sequence ATGGCAAACTACGTATCCCTTGAGCAAGCCGCAAAAATATTGGGTATCTCTACGGAAGAACTGGTTGAGATGCGCTCTCGCGGAGAGATCTTTGGCTATCGCGATGGGACTTCTTGGAAATTCAAGCAAGAGGAAATCGAACGAGTACAGGCCGAATTGCAAGGAGACGCTCTCGACGAAGACGCAGGCGGATCTTCGATTCTGGTCTCGGAACGTCAAGCCAATCCGTCTGGTAACCTCAGCGGTTCGAACATAGCGAAAGATCCCAGCATCAGCGAAATCGGACTCGGGAGCGATTTGAAACTCATCGACGAAGATAGTCGATCCGACAGCCGCGCTGGTAGCGACGTGAAGTTGGTAGCCGATCCGAACAGCGGCAGTGGTGTGCGACTTGTTAATCGAGCTGCCGAGGAGAGCGGAATTCACGTCGCGGGCGAATCGAGAGCAGATTCGGATGTGGATCTAGGTAGCGAACTGAAACTCGCAGGCGATGCCAGCGGATTCGATCTTAGCGGCAAGGGCTCGGGGGCGATCGAACTGGGAAGCGGTTCGGGAGGTAGCGGTACCAGCGAAGGTATCGGTTCCGAGCTCGAATTGGCAACCGACGATGAAGACGACTTGGTCCTCGGCTCCGATTCTGGGGTTGGACTCGCTTCGGAAAGCGGGATCAATCTCATGAGTCCCTCCGATAGCGGACTCTCCCTCGAAGACGAACCATTGGATCTTGCGGGTACCGGTATTTCGGGACTTGATCTGGGAGCGGAAGTCAATAGCGGCTCCGGTGCAGGGTCTGGTAGCGCCGTGAGCGGTATTAGCGGATTAGGAAGCGGGGCTCTCGTAGATTTTCAACAAGGCGAAGAGTTTCAACTGACTCCATCGGGTGGACTCGAAGCCGATGACGATAGCGGATCGCAAGTCATCGAACTGGAAGATTCCACCGAATTCGGGGCACCCGGTGCAGGTGGTTTCGGCGACGATGGATTGGATCCCATCCAAGAAGCCGATGGTGGCTTTGGTGGCATGGGAGGCGAAGAAGAACTCGCGGCAGGTGCGGCTGCAGGGACGGTCTATCGCGGCGTTCCGGAAACGCCTTATACCACCATCGATGTGATGCTGCTACTCACTATTCTGATTTTGCTCAGCTTGTGCGGAGTGCTCGTCAGCGACTTGGCCCGTAACATGTGGGCATGGGACGGCACGAACGACCTTTCTACCGGCTTGACCAGCACATTGGTTGGCGTTCTTCCTAAGTAA
- a CDS encoding sensor histidine kinase, with the protein MKHRSVLLWGGFSVFCGLALFGAVALTRTVLELDRREQQAKTEAQLEENIRLSLWRLDSLLAPLLSSLAVAGETTLSESHSATGSPDSAASCDPVSIQEIPIRARRVVKEEAPAPREQDPNESSPHSLTSLRNRMREYARFRSRVIPPGDGNAEEELQQLAMNGQTRSFAANEFSQRAQNFTRGNSILIENSIRNGRNGVTEPGWGIPFTPIWSQGELLLVREIEEGVPAVQVCVLDWPKLQSDLQQLIRDLLPEASLLAVDPLPKEGSPDMLVTLPVIVVPGNRVGELAGISPPRDISVPLVLASLWIGIGVALAGTGIILFSLLRLSNRREQFVAAVTHELRTPLTTLKLYSEMLNEGMVRDESTKREYLKTLAGEIDRIEHLVENVFAYARLRLSRREIPVESFLLKDFLDALEESLQRMCRRGDIGLEIRTDDTLKLRVQGNRSAISQILVNLVDNACKYASNVPNARVQLFVIPPAPGEARATIRVTDNGPGFPKGSRWWKPFSKSVEEAADTAPGIGIGLSICRGLAQQQGGDLRISSGSVGTSIDLMLPIATTT; encoded by the coding sequence ATGAAACACCGCAGTGTACTGTTGTGGGGAGGATTTTCCGTATTCTGCGGGCTCGCACTGTTCGGCGCGGTCGCCTTGACTCGAACGGTTCTCGAATTGGATCGGAGGGAGCAGCAAGCAAAAACCGAAGCACAGTTGGAAGAGAACATTCGATTGAGCCTCTGGCGGTTGGACTCCCTGCTTGCCCCACTTCTTTCCTCGCTCGCCGTCGCGGGTGAAACAACACTTTCTGAAAGTCACTCCGCAACAGGGTCACCTGACTCTGCTGCATCGTGCGATCCCGTATCGATTCAAGAGATACCGATTCGTGCGCGGCGGGTGGTGAAAGAAGAGGCGCCCGCTCCGCGCGAGCAAGATCCGAACGAGAGCTCTCCCCATTCGCTGACTTCATTGCGAAACAGGATGAGAGAGTATGCTCGATTTCGTTCGCGGGTGATTCCGCCAGGAGACGGGAATGCAGAGGAAGAATTGCAGCAACTAGCCATGAATGGACAGACGCGTTCGTTTGCGGCGAATGAATTCTCGCAGCGCGCTCAGAATTTTACGCGAGGTAATTCAATCCTCATCGAAAACTCCATTCGGAACGGCAGAAACGGCGTCACGGAACCAGGCTGGGGTATTCCATTCACCCCGATTTGGTCCCAAGGCGAATTGCTTCTCGTTCGCGAGATCGAGGAGGGCGTCCCGGCCGTGCAGGTCTGTGTTTTAGACTGGCCGAAACTCCAATCCGATTTACAGCAGCTCATTCGGGATCTTTTGCCCGAGGCGTCGCTTCTCGCTGTTGACCCATTGCCGAAGGAAGGAAGTCCCGACATGCTCGTGACGCTTCCGGTCATCGTGGTTCCAGGGAACCGCGTCGGTGAACTCGCGGGTATCTCGCCACCGCGCGACATCTCTGTGCCACTCGTACTGGCATCCCTTTGGATCGGAATCGGAGTTGCCCTAGCGGGGACAGGCATCATCCTTTTCAGCTTGCTTAGGCTCAGTAATCGACGGGAGCAGTTTGTGGCTGCGGTCACGCACGAATTGCGAACCCCACTAACAACTCTCAAGCTTTATTCCGAGATGTTGAATGAAGGAATGGTACGTGACGAATCGACGAAGCGAGAATATTTGAAGACGCTGGCGGGTGAAATCGATCGCATCGAACATCTAGTCGAAAACGTCTTTGCCTATGCTAGGCTCCGTTTATCGCGACGGGAAATACCGGTTGAATCGTTTCTATTGAAGGACTTTTTGGACGCGTTAGAAGAATCTCTTCAGCGAATGTGCAGGAGGGGAGATATCGGTCTCGAAATCCGTACAGACGACACCCTCAAGCTGCGAGTGCAGGGCAATCGCTCCGCTATATCCCAGATCCTTGTTAATCTCGTCGATAATGCTTGCAAATACGCATCCAATGTCCCAAACGCTCGGGTGCAATTATTTGTCATTCCACCTGCACCGGGGGAGGCGCGGGCAACAATTCGAGTTACTGACAACGGGCCAGGATTTCCAAAAGGAAGCCGCTGGTGGAAGCCGTTTTCTAAATCGGTGGAAGAAGCCGCTGATACAGCTCCGGGGATTGGTATCGGTTTATCGATTTGCCGAGGCCTGGCACAGCAGCAGGGGGGCGACCTCCGCATCTCCTCGGGGTCTGTGGGTACAAGCATCGACTTGATGCTACCTATTGCAACGACGACCTAG
- a CDS encoding glycosyltransferase, giving the protein MHFFLSPFGSSGDVFPMLGLAVELQRRGARVTVATNPHFESRIRGNDIAFHPIGTEEDYRRIASHPDLWHPRRSFGYLFENLKPFIPPQYEFFARASQEDGAIGIVNCFGFGGLAAMEKFHFPVYTLHLQPAVLWSDLNPPKMPNLHGPKWMRRLLFRIGERFVLDRTACPFLNRWRASLGLPPIRQLTRAWNSSRGTLCLFPDWYAPLQDDWPKPCLQTDFPLWNHASDQPLPEVLQRFLEQGDAPIVFTPGSANRHGANFFRVAMDSIVRMGKRAIFLTEYREQIPSPLPDSILWVPYVALDQILPRAAAFVHHGGIGSASQALLASIPQVIMPLAHDQFDNAERLERLGVAYSLPPNRFRTGRLITILETLLRDPAVPARCQELTSRMEKGRGLRELARLLCEDRGRSLPGD; this is encoded by the coding sequence ATGCATTTCTTTTTATCTCCATTTGGCAGCTCGGGGGATGTATTCCCGATGCTGGGCTTAGCCGTCGAGCTGCAACGGAGGGGTGCGCGAGTCACGGTAGCCACCAACCCGCATTTTGAGTCGCGAATCCGGGGAAATGACATCGCGTTTCACCCGATCGGCACCGAAGAGGATTACCGTCGAATTGCGTCGCATCCCGATTTGTGGCATCCCCGCCGCTCTTTCGGATACCTCTTTGAAAACCTAAAGCCTTTCATCCCACCACAATACGAGTTCTTTGCGAGAGCGAGCCAAGAGGACGGCGCGATCGGCATTGTCAACTGTTTCGGATTTGGTGGGTTGGCGGCGATGGAGAAGTTCCACTTTCCGGTCTACACGCTCCATCTGCAACCTGCCGTTTTGTGGAGCGATTTAAACCCTCCTAAAATGCCGAACCTCCATGGCCCCAAGTGGATGAGGCGGCTCCTTTTCCGCATCGGCGAACGGTTTGTCTTGGATCGAACGGCATGTCCCTTTCTCAACCGCTGGAGGGCAAGCCTCGGATTGCCCCCGATCCGGCAACTCACGCGAGCTTGGAACTCATCGCGAGGGACACTGTGTCTTTTTCCTGATTGGTATGCACCTCTGCAAGACGACTGGCCGAAACCATGCTTGCAAACCGACTTCCCTCTTTGGAATCACGCCAGCGACCAGCCGCTCCCAGAAGTGCTCCAACGCTTTCTGGAACAAGGCGATGCACCGATTGTCTTCACACCTGGGTCAGCCAACCGGCATGGTGCCAATTTTTTCCGTGTCGCGATGGACTCGATAGTACGGATGGGAAAGCGAGCGATATTTCTTACCGAGTATCGCGAGCAAATTCCGTCCCCCCTACCCGATTCGATTCTTTGGGTCCCCTATGTCGCGTTAGACCAAATACTGCCGCGAGCTGCCGCATTCGTTCACCATGGTGGCATCGGATCCGCTTCTCAAGCTTTATTAGCGTCGATCCCTCAGGTCATCATGCCACTGGCTCATGATCAATTTGATAACGCTGAAAGATTGGAACGACTTGGGGTCGCCTACTCATTACCACCGAATCGTTTTCGAACGGGTCGACTGATCACCATTCTGGAGACCTTGCTGCGCGATCCCGCCGTTCCCGCCCGTTGTCAGGAATTGACCTCCCGCATGGAAAAGGGTCGCGGGCTGCGGGAACTGGCACGCCTCCTATGCGAGGATCGAGGACGGTCCTTGCCTGGCGACTAG
- a CDS encoding response regulator transcription factor: MRSEKTILVVEDDHGIRRAVVDALLLTGYSVLETANATEAKQLAKNGDIDLMLLDLVLPGADGRNILRQLRREGMTLPVIILTACGFESDRIEGLREGADDYIVKPFSVRELLARIEAVLRRSPQRPMSVSSFSFSEGTIDFERREIVFRTGIREELSEKEAELLLYLVRHCGRALSRDELLQGVWKLSPTGVPTRTIDMHIARLRDKLGDDPTSPSIILTVRGRGYMFQSLGSPAPSEEASG, from the coding sequence ATGCGCTCTGAGAAAACCATATTGGTCGTCGAAGATGATCACGGCATTCGCCGCGCTGTTGTCGATGCGTTACTTTTGACGGGCTATTCGGTGCTTGAGACCGCGAACGCAACCGAAGCCAAACAGTTAGCCAAGAATGGCGATATCGATCTGATGTTACTTGATCTGGTGTTGCCTGGAGCGGATGGCAGGAACATTCTTCGGCAACTGAGAAGGGAAGGAATGACACTACCGGTGATCATCTTAACCGCTTGCGGGTTTGAATCGGATCGTATCGAAGGGCTTCGAGAAGGTGCCGACGATTACATTGTCAAGCCTTTTAGCGTGAGAGAGCTGTTAGCACGGATCGAGGCAGTCTTACGACGTTCACCTCAACGCCCCATGTCGGTTTCGTCGTTTTCGTTTTCGGAAGGAACGATCGATTTCGAGCGGAGAGAAATCGTATTTCGTACTGGGATTCGAGAAGAACTCTCGGAGAAAGAAGCCGAGTTGCTGCTCTATCTGGTCCGGCATTGTGGGAGAGCTCTATCACGCGATGAGTTACTCCAAGGCGTTTGGAAGCTGTCTCCTACAGGAGTTCCTACCCGAACGATTGATATGCACATCGCACGACTCCGCGACAAACTGGGAGACGATCCCACTTCTCCGTCCATCATCTTGACCGTTCGCGGACGTGGGTACATGTTCCAGTCCTTGGGATCTCCTGCCCCCTCGGAGGAAGCGTCCGGATGA
- a CDS encoding cation:proton antiporter, with protein MHNDFALLLNLAASLVLALIFGLITEKLRLSPIVGYLLAGFMLGPQTPGMVADPKMAAELAEIGVVLLMFGVGLHFNLRELLSVRRIALPGACGQILVATALGAWLMIASGLGWRSGMVVGIAISVASTVVLIRMLMDNDIIHSPQGHIAVGWLIVEDIFTVLVLVALPAFAPAELLPEGESVSLWYSLLLAVVKVSALAFVVVGGGRFVIPWLLGLVASTRSRELFTLSILAIALAIATGSAFIFGVSMALGAFLAGMVVGQTEVSHQAAADALPMRDAFAVLFFVSVGMLFDPYVMIERPFLFLGLLSIILLIKPLTSFFIVWFLRYSVRTAITVSIALAQIGEFSFLLAEEANRLELLSHDGHTLLVACALVSITINPLLFRAIGPFESWLRRRPRLWQALLRRSEEKGATHNQSIRNRIENSETEVLQSKTAVIIGYGPVGRTASSILKKFGVQPIVIDLNLDTVRAISETGELAVYGDATRRDILEAAGILQARYLLVTIPEMLVRTAVILTAMDMNPEVRVFARARYLKEKAWLEELGTKGMVTEEGETAIGLAALLLRELNADEQLIQEEIRRVQKEFSLGSHGAELAMPEAGRSQKGSV; from the coding sequence ATGCATAACGACTTTGCGCTCCTCTTGAATCTAGCCGCAAGCCTCGTTCTCGCATTGATCTTTGGGTTAATCACAGAAAAGTTGCGGCTATCACCTATCGTCGGCTACCTCTTAGCCGGCTTCATGCTGGGGCCGCAAACGCCAGGGATGGTGGCCGATCCGAAGATGGCGGCGGAGTTAGCCGAGATCGGCGTGGTTTTGCTGATGTTCGGGGTAGGATTGCACTTCAATCTTCGTGAACTTTTGTCGGTTCGCAGAATCGCACTTCCCGGGGCGTGTGGTCAGATCCTAGTGGCTACAGCGCTAGGGGCTTGGTTGATGATCGCATCGGGTTTGGGATGGCGATCGGGCATGGTGGTTGGGATTGCGATTTCGGTAGCGAGTACCGTCGTCTTGATTCGCATGCTCATGGACAATGACATCATCCATAGTCCGCAGGGGCACATTGCGGTGGGATGGCTCATCGTCGAGGACATCTTCACGGTATTGGTACTCGTTGCCTTGCCGGCATTTGCTCCTGCCGAGCTGTTGCCCGAGGGTGAAAGCGTCAGTCTGTGGTATTCGCTTTTGTTGGCGGTTGTAAAAGTTTCGGCGCTTGCTTTCGTCGTGGTTGGAGGTGGGCGGTTCGTCATCCCTTGGTTGCTGGGGCTCGTTGCAAGCACGCGTTCTCGCGAGTTGTTCACGCTGTCGATTTTGGCCATCGCCTTGGCGATTGCGACCGGCTCCGCATTCATCTTCGGTGTGTCGATGGCATTGGGGGCCTTTCTAGCCGGGATGGTTGTCGGTCAAACAGAGGTAAGTCATCAGGCGGCCGCCGATGCACTCCCTATGCGCGATGCGTTCGCGGTGTTGTTCTTTGTATCGGTGGGAATGCTGTTCGACCCTTACGTGATGATCGAGCGACCGTTCTTGTTTCTTGGTTTGCTTTCCATCATTCTCCTCATCAAGCCGCTGACATCCTTCTTCATCGTGTGGTTTTTGCGGTATTCCGTTCGTACCGCGATCACCGTTTCCATTGCGCTAGCGCAGATCGGCGAGTTCTCGTTTCTTTTGGCCGAGGAAGCCAACCGATTGGAGCTGCTAAGCCACGACGGCCACACGTTGTTGGTCGCCTGCGCGTTGGTGTCGATCACGATCAATCCCTTGTTGTTCCGAGCGATCGGCCCGTTCGAGTCTTGGTTGAGACGGCGCCCGCGGCTTTGGCAAGCGTTGCTTCGACGATCCGAGGAAAAGGGAGCTACGCACAATCAATCCATCCGCAATCGAATTGAGAATTCCGAAACAGAAGTTCTGCAGAGCAAAACGGCCGTCATCATCGGATATGGTCCAGTGGGTCGGACGGCTTCGAGCATTCTTAAAAAATTTGGTGTGCAGCCCATCGTGATCGACTTGAATCTCGATACAGTCCGAGCGATCTCGGAAACCGGTGAGCTCGCCGTTTATGGTGACGCGACCCGTCGAGATATTTTGGAAGCGGCTGGTATCCTGCAAGCACGCTATTTGTTGGTGACGATTCCGGAGATGCTCGTGCGCACTGCCGTGATTTTGACGGCAATGGACATGAATCCGGAAGTCCGAGTCTTTGCGAGGGCACGATATCTCAAAGAAAAGGCGTGGCTCGAGGAATTGGGAACAAAGGGCATGGTGACCGAAGAGGGGGAGACAGCGATCGGGTTGGCCGCCTTATTGCTACGTGAGCTCAACGCGGACGAACAGCTCATCCAAGAAGAAATCCGTCGCGTACAAAAAGAGTTCTCATTGGGAAGCCATGGCGCAGAGTTGGCCATGCCCGAAGCGGGGCGATCGCAAAAAGGGAGCGTTTAA
- a CDS encoding MFS transporter, with the protein MFLVKLISAIAYIGLGLPDAMLGIAWPSMRRDFDVSFDALGWILASTFSGYLISSSMASRLAKRLGIGWLLIGSCATMTFVVAGLAWSPYFYLTVAIGFVGGVGGGAIDASLNSFTAHRFSIRMVNWLHGCWGIGACIGPLLMTWVIVSGFSWRWGYAIVAFLLANTTLLIWWTRREWKESDDEAIENQPQHASFLTAFLDKQVLGQCFLFFVYTGMESTVGQLLFTLWTEGRGVSASVAGGAVTGYWIAFTLSRFIMGQLTTVWSSKQILTASGVISPILAAGIAFPPFAFADQIAAVLLGAWIAPMFPTWIGLTPATVRSDRAAQAIGFQVSSAAIGIVVLPGLISSIAVAFGLEAIPIALFILACAFTMTQSVLLARSSLQ; encoded by the coding sequence ATGTTTTTAGTCAAATTGATCTCCGCCATTGCATACATCGGTCTCGGTCTACCGGACGCGATGCTCGGGATTGCGTGGCCTTCGATGAGGCGCGATTTCGATGTTTCCTTTGACGCCCTCGGATGGATTCTCGCGTCGACATTTTCTGGCTATCTCATTTCCAGTTCGATGGCATCCCGGCTTGCGAAGCGGCTCGGAATCGGTTGGCTCCTGATCGGCAGCTGCGCGACGATGACTTTTGTCGTCGCCGGTCTTGCTTGGAGCCCGTATTTTTACTTGACCGTTGCGATTGGATTTGTGGGAGGGGTAGGAGGAGGAGCGATCGATGCTAGCCTCAACAGTTTTACGGCGCATCGATTCTCCATTCGGATGGTCAACTGGCTTCACGGATGTTGGGGGATCGGGGCCTGCATCGGACCGTTGCTGATGACTTGGGTGATCGTATCGGGTTTCTCGTGGCGTTGGGGCTACGCGATCGTGGCATTCCTATTGGCCAATACGACTTTGTTGATTTGGTGGACTCGACGGGAATGGAAAGAATCGGACGACGAAGCCATCGAGAATCAACCGCAGCATGCTTCCTTTCTTACCGCGTTCCTGGACAAACAAGTCCTCGGCCAGTGTTTTCTTTTCTTTGTCTACACCGGAATGGAATCGACGGTGGGGCAACTCCTGTTCACTCTTTGGACCGAGGGGAGAGGTGTATCGGCAAGTGTGGCTGGTGGCGCGGTAACTGGCTATTGGATCGCATTCACATTGAGCCGATTCATCATGGGACAACTCACGACTGTGTGGTCGAGCAAGCAGATTCTTACCGCATCGGGAGTCATCAGTCCTATTCTTGCTGCAGGAATCGCCTTCCCACCTTTTGCGTTCGCCGATCAAATCGCAGCGGTGTTGCTGGGCGCTTGGATCGCACCCATGTTTCCCACCTGGATAGGATTAACTCCCGCCACGGTTCGAAGCGATCGAGCCGCACAAGCTATCGGCTTTCAAGTCAGTTCGGCGGCGATCGGGATTGTAGTCCTGCCAGGGCTGATTTCTTCGATCGCTGTGGCGTTCGGGCTGGAAGCGATTCCTATCGCCCTGTTTATTCTGGCTTGTGCATTCACGATGACACAATCCGTCTTGCTGGCTAGGTCGTCGTTGCAATAG
- a CDS encoding Nramp family divalent metal transporter codes for MSSVKKPSESEVASLHSASMSAVQEPPKTLWEALRMIGPGIILAGTIVGSGELILTTAIGAKHGFAFLWLILFSCVIKVFVQIELGRYAISSGLPTLSALKSISARAWTGNSLLLWWILMLFFTVFQLGGMTGGVGQSLHMAFPDVSGSVAGAADSFSSSLGEYIRNHVEMPWAFLTCLVTIAIIFNGSYRRIEGVTTILVVGVTLITVAATLALLATDFSPKWSEIGSGLLGRIPPEGIADAFAVFGITGVGATELFYYPYWCIEKGYGKFVGPNDGSEQWNERARGWIRVMHLDAWVSMVVFTLSTVAFYSMGAAVLHPQGLVPAGSQMIETLSQMYRGPFGDWTQILFLVGAGAVLFKTLYLACAANSRMVVDLLGAFQVSRVLTPSGRLKSIQLFCVLFPCIALGMYLANRDPQYMVKLGGIAQAATLPMMAIVTLVFRYRKLDSDLRPSKLSDLLLWIATIAITIVAAYSVPDAISRLLG; via the coding sequence ATGTCGTCAGTCAAGAAGCCTTCCGAGAGCGAAGTTGCCTCGCTCCATTCCGCCTCGATGTCCGCCGTTCAAGAACCTCCCAAGACGCTTTGGGAAGCACTAAGAATGATTGGCCCGGGCATTATTTTGGCGGGAACGATCGTTGGCTCCGGGGAGTTGATCCTCACGACCGCGATCGGTGCAAAACACGGTTTTGCGTTCTTGTGGCTGATTCTGTTTAGCTGTGTGATCAAGGTCTTTGTCCAAATCGAACTCGGAAGGTACGCCATTTCCTCAGGACTTCCGACTCTGAGCGCCCTGAAGAGCATTTCCGCGAGGGCTTGGACAGGAAACTCACTTCTCCTGTGGTGGATCCTCATGCTTTTTTTCACCGTCTTTCAATTAGGGGGAATGACGGGAGGGGTTGGTCAATCCCTCCACATGGCCTTTCCTGATGTAAGCGGAAGCGTCGCAGGCGCCGCAGATTCGTTCTCTTCGAGCCTGGGTGAATACATTCGAAACCATGTCGAGATGCCTTGGGCATTTCTCACTTGCCTCGTCACCATCGCCATCATTTTCAACGGAAGTTATCGAAGGATCGAGGGAGTGACCACGATTCTGGTTGTGGGAGTGACACTCATCACGGTCGCTGCAACTTTAGCTCTACTAGCGACCGATTTTTCGCCAAAGTGGAGCGAAATCGGTAGTGGGCTCCTTGGAAGAATTCCGCCAGAAGGGATCGCGGATGCGTTCGCCGTTTTTGGAATCACCGGTGTCGGTGCAACCGAGTTGTTCTACTACCCCTACTGGTGTATCGAGAAGGGATACGGAAAGTTCGTCGGCCCCAATGATGGCTCGGAACAGTGGAACGAGCGCGCCAGGGGATGGATTCGCGTCATGCACTTGGACGCTTGGGTCAGCATGGTGGTATTCACCCTCTCCACGGTGGCGTTTTACTCGATGGGGGCAGCGGTATTGCATCCGCAGGGCTTAGTCCCGGCCGGGTCGCAGATGATCGAGACGCTATCGCAAATGTATCGAGGACCGTTCGGAGATTGGACGCAAATACTCTTCCTCGTTGGAGCAGGAGCGGTGTTGTTTAAGACCCTCTACTTGGCCTGCGCGGCGAACAGCCGCATGGTGGTCGATCTGCTCGGAGCTTTTCAAGTTTCTCGAGTGCTCACACCATCGGGACGCTTGAAGTCGATACAGCTCTTCTGCGTTCTGTTTCCCTGCATCGCTCTCGGAATGTATTTGGCCAATCGCGATCCGCAGTACATGGTCAAGCTCGGTGGGATTGCGCAAGCCGCTACGCTTCCCATGATGGCCATCGTTACGCTCGTCTTTCGATACCGAAAACTAGATTCGGATCTGCGCCCTTCCAAACTCTCCGACTTGCTTCTATGGATTGCGACGATTGCAATCACTATTGTCGCCGCGTACTCCGTTCCCGACGCCATCAGCCGTCTGTTGGGCTAG